Genomic segment of Planctomycetaceae bacterium:
AATTCAGGTGACGTTCCTCGGAAAGGATCCAGTCAACGGTTGCGATCTGTCGCTGCACCTGTCGAGCGACTCGCTGCAGCCTGCGTCGCGCTCCCGCCAGGACTCCCGCGTGTTCCGCGGGCAATGCGGCGATGATGACTGACAGCGTAATTGCATCCACCGGAATGCGCAGCGACGCGCTGGCTTCATCCAGCAGCAGCTCGCGGTCGTCGTGCAGCCGCTCGGACAGCGTGCCGGACGCGTCCAGGCGAGCCTTCAGCCGGCGTCGATCCATCTGCGACAGCGGCTGAGTCGCCAGGTCGTGAAGCAGACTGCGAAACGCCAGCAGCGCGGCTTCCTGGGCTTCCAGGTGAGCCACCAGGCGGCGAAACAGGTCGTGGCGATGAACCGGCCGATCACTGACCGGAGAGCGATATGCCATGAGAATAGGCCTCCCGAGCCTGCTGGTTGCGCGCCGCTTCCAGCGCGGCACTGACGGACATGGATGTACGTTCCGAACCGCCGCCGGATGCGGTCCCCGCGGAATGAAAAATCCGGCTGAGTCCGATTCCGCCGCTGGCCGCGATGTGCTCACCCATGAACGAATCGAACATTCCTCCGA
This window contains:
- a CDS encoding rod-binding protein produces the protein MGETMNSIINPGTTSGLSGTSEIEPAVSREQQAARDFEALFVSMMLKEMRKSVSGDGLFAGDASDTFGGMFDSFMGEHIAASGGIGLSRIFHSAGTASGGGSERTSMSVSAALEAARNQQAREAYSHGISLSGQ